A stretch of DNA from Catenulispora acidiphila DSM 44928:
TCCCCGGGCGCCACGTCCGCCAGGTCGGCCCAGCGGACCGGCATCGACACCGGCGCGTCGGGGCGGGCGCGGGTGGAGTAGGGCGCCACGGTCATGCGGTCGCGGGCCATCTGGTTGAAGTCGATGAAGATGCGTTCGCCGCGCTCCTCCTTCCACCAGGACGTCGTCACCATCTCCGGGCGCCGCCGCTCCAGCTCGCGGGCCAGGGCGATCACGGCGCGCCGCGCCTCGACGAACGTCCAGCGCGGCTCGATGCGGACCAGCAGGTGCAGGCCGCGGCCGCCGGAGGTCTTCACGAACGGCCGGATGCCCAGCTCCTCGAACAGCGCCAGCGCCTCGCGCGCGACCTCGACGGCCTCGGCGAACCCGGTGCCGGGCTGCGGGTCCAGGTCGATGCGCAGCTCGTCGGGGTGGTCGGTGTCGGCTTCGCGGACCGGCCAGGCGTGCAGCTCCAGCGTGCCCATCTGGACCGTCCACAGGACCGTGGCCGGCTCGGTGACGCAGACCTCGTCGCCGGTGCGGCCGCTGGGGAAGGTCACGTGCGCGGTCGAAGCCCAGTCCGGCAGGCCCTTCGGCGCGGACTTGGTGAAGAAGGACTTGCCGCCGAGGCCGTCCGGGAAGCGGTTCAGGGCGACGGGGCGGTTCGCCAGGCCGCGGAACAGACCGTCGGCGACGGCGGCGTAGTACGTGGCGAGGCCGAGTTTGGTGACGTCGGCGTCCGGGAACAGAAGCTTGTCCGGTGAGGAGATCCGGACGCTGCGACCACCGGCTTCCACGTGCGCTTCGGCAGAACCCATAGTCGGCAGGCTACGGCCCGCCACTGACATGCGCACCCCAGGACACATCCGGGAGGCTCCCGGCAGGCTCCGGGAAACGCTTCGACAGGCGCGCACGGCACCGGTTATCCCCCACCACAACCGCAAGCCGTCAGCCATGTGCATCAGAACAGTGACCCGGAGGCCACTTTCCGCGACCATTTTCAGTGTGGGCGGGAAGTTCCCCGCCTCGGCGACCACCGGAAAAAGGGTGCGGAATCATGGCGCGGGTGACGGTCGACAAGGAGAACCACCTTCCCGTCGACATCCACTACGAGGACCGGGGCTCCGGCCGGCCGGTCGTGCTGATCCACGGCTGGCCGCTGTCGGTCGGCCAGTGGGAGTTCCAGATCCCGGACCTGCTGGCCGCCGGCCACCGCGTGGTGGCCTACGACTGCCGCGGGTTCGGGGTGTCGGCCAAGCCGCGAGGCGGCTACGATCCCGACACCCTGGCCGCCGACCTGCACATGCTCCTGGAGCACCTGGACCTGCGCGAGGCGACCCTGGTCGGCTTCTCCTCCGGCGCCTGCACGGCGGTGCGGTACCTGAGCCGCTTCGGCAACCAGCGCGTGTCCCGCCTGGCACTGGTCTCGGCCGCCGGACCATACCTGCGCCGCACCGACGCGCACCCCGAAGGCTTCCTGGAGGACACGAAGCTGCGCGAGTACCAGCGCTGCCTCACCGACGACCGGGTCAGCTTCCTGCACCGCTTCGCCACCAAGTTCTTCGAGGTCGCGCGGTCCTCAGCGGCGCGCCCGGTGATGCCGCAGCCGCTGCACACCCGCGTGGTCATGCTCGCCGCCGCCGCCTCGCACCGCGGCGCGATCCAGACCCTGGTCCAAGCCGTGACCACCGACTACCGCAACGACCTGCGCGCCATCACCGTGCCCACGCTGGTCGTGCACGGCGAGGCCGACGTCGTGCTGCCCGTGGAGGCCACCGGCGCCCGCATCGCCGAGGCGGTCGCCGACAGCCGCCTGGTGCGGATGCAGGGAGCACCGCACGGATTGATCGTCACCCGCGCCGCAGAGTTCAATCGCGAACTGCTGGCGCACCTGGAGGGGTGACGGGAGCGGGCGGTCCGGTAGTGCC
This window harbors:
- the ligD gene encoding non-homologous end-joining DNA ligase — translated: MGSAEAHVEAGGRSVRISSPDKLLFPDADVTKLGLATYYAAVADGLFRGLANRPVALNRFPDGLGGKSFFTKSAPKGLPDWASTAHVTFPSGRTGDEVCVTEPATVLWTVQMGTLELHAWPVREADTDHPDELRIDLDPQPGTGFAEAVEVAREALALFEELGIRPFVKTSGGRGLHLLVRIEPRWTFVEARRAVIALARELERRRPEMVTTSWWKEERGERIFIDFNQMARDRMTVAPYSTRARPDAPVSMPVRWADLADVAPGDFTVKTVPDLFAKNGDANAEIDDTAHSLDALLEMAERDEKDHGLGDMPYPPDFPKMPGEPKRVQPSKARHDQEGGS
- a CDS encoding alpha/beta fold hydrolase, producing the protein MARVTVDKENHLPVDIHYEDRGSGRPVVLIHGWPLSVGQWEFQIPDLLAAGHRVVAYDCRGFGVSAKPRGGYDPDTLAADLHMLLEHLDLREATLVGFSSGACTAVRYLSRFGNQRVSRLALVSAAGPYLRRTDAHPEGFLEDTKLREYQRCLTDDRVSFLHRFATKFFEVARSSAARPVMPQPLHTRVVMLAAAASHRGAIQTLVQAVTTDYRNDLRAITVPTLVVHGEADVVLPVEATGARIAEAVADSRLVRMQGAPHGLIVTRAAEFNRELLAHLEG